A single Plasmodium sp. gorilla clade G2 genome assembly, chromosome: 7 DNA region contains:
- a CDS encoding chloroquine resistance transporter, translating to MKFASKKNNQKNSKNDERYRELDNLVQEGNGSQLGAGTCLGKCAHVFKLIFKEIKDNIFIYLLSIIYLSVCVMNKIFAKRTLNKIGNYSFVTSETHNFICMIMFFIVYSLFGNKKGNSKERHRSFNLQFFAISMLDACSVILAFIGLTRTTGNIQSFVLQLSIPINMFFCFLILRYRYHLYNYLGAVIIVVTIALVEMKLSFETQEENSIIFNLVLISALIPVCFSNMTREIVFKKYKIDILRLNAMVSFFQLFTSCLILPVYTLPFLKQLHLPYNEIWTNIKNGFACLFLGRNTVVENCGLGMAKLCDDCDGAWKTFALFSFFNICDNLITSYIIDKFSTMTYTIVSCIQGPAIAIAYYFKFLAGDVVREPRLLDFVTLFGYLFGSIIYRVGNIILERKKMRNEENEEDSEGELTNVDSIITQ from the exons atgaaattcgcaagcaaaaaaaataatcaaaagaATTCAAAAAATGACGAGCGTTATAGAGAATTAGATAATTTAGTACAAGAAGGAA ATGGCTCCCAATTAGGTGCAGGTACTTGCCTTGGTAAATGTGCTCATGTGTTCAAACTTATTTTTAAAGAGATTAaggataatatttttatttatctcttaagtattatttatttaagtGTATGTGTaatgaataaaatttttGCCAAAAGAACTTTAAACAAAATTGGTAACTATAGTTTTGTTACATCCGAGACTCACAACTTTATTTGTATgattatgttttttattgtatattCCTTATTTGGAAATAAGAAGGGAAATTCAAAA GAACGACACCGAAGTTTTAATTTGCAATTTTTTGCTATATCCATGTTAGACGCCTGTTCAGTCATTTTGGCCTTCATAGGTCTTACAAGAACTACTGGAAATATCCAATCATTTGTTCTTCAATTAAGTATTCCTATTAATATGTTCTTCtgctttttaatattaagatATAG ATATCACTTATACAACTATCTTGGAGCagttattattgttgtaaCAATAGCTCTTGTAGAAATGAAATTATCTTTTGAAACTCAAGAAGAAAATTCTATCATTTTTAATCTTGTCTTAATTAGTGCCTTAATT cCTGTATGTTTTTCAAACATGACAAGGGAAATagttttcaaaaaatataagattgATATTTTAAGATTAAAC gcTATGGTATCCTTTTTCCAATTGTTCACTTCCTGTCTTATATTACCTGTATACACCCTTCCATTTTTAAAACAAC tTCATTTAccatataatgaaatatggacaaatataaaaaatggttTCGCATGCTTATTCTTGGGAAGAAACACAGTCGTAGAG AATTGTGGTCTTGGTATGGCCAAGTTATGTGATGATTGTGATGGAGCATGG aaaacCTTCGCTTTGTTTTCcttctttaatatttgtGATAATTTAATAACCAGCTAT ATTATCGACAAATTTTCTACCATGACTTATACTATTGTCAGTTGTATACAAGGTCCAGCAATAGCAATTGCTTATTACTTTAAATTCTTAGCC gGTGATGTTGTAAGAGAACCAAGATTATTAGATTTCGTAACTTTG tTTGGCTACCTATTTGGTTCTATAATATACCGTGTAGGAAATATTATCTTAGAAA gaaaaaaaatgagaaatgaagaaaatgaagaagattcCGAAGGAGAATTGACCAACGTAGATTCAATTATTacacaataa